A DNA window from Impatiens glandulifera chromosome 7, dImpGla2.1, whole genome shotgun sequence contains the following coding sequences:
- the LOC124910431 gene encoding B3 domain-containing protein At3g19184 produces MVASKVTDYEEIRRKRLEENKKRMQELNLDKLALAVRSVPSPKTSPMKRVKPRQSLQLSDPSAVRRSSRVAGKPPLSYKEDPIEPLGRFKSCRGYMNNPRDMLNRVFASNEERMYSLAKAEELQSSLEMGMPSFVKPMLKSHVTGGFWLGLPVYFCHQNLPKDDKIITLTDENGNEWSTKYLLRKTGLSGGWKGFAVDHELVDGDALVFQLTSPTDFKVYIIRVNQANDSDESSLDVTNGHDNAK; encoded by the exons ATGGTGGCTTCAAAAGTTACAGACTATGAAGAAATCCGTCGCAAGAGATTGGAAGAGAACAAGAAAAGAATGCAAGAACTCAATCTCGATAAGCTTGCTCTAGCTGTTCGATCCGTACCCAGTCCTAAAACCTCTCCC ATGAAGAGGGTGAAACCAAGGCAATCTCTGCAGCTATCAGATCCCTCCGCAGTAAGGAGATCCAGCCGCGTCGCCGGAAAACCTCCCCTTAGCTACAAGGAA GACCCAATAGAACCACTAGGGAGGTTCAAAAG TTGTAGAGGTTATATGAATAACCCAAGGGATATGTTGAATCGAGTTTTTGCATCAAATGAGGAAAGAATGTACTCGTTAGCTAAGGCAGAGGAGTTGCAATCAAGTTTGGAAATGGGTATGCCAAGCTTTGTGAAACCTATGCTTAAATCTCATGTGACTGGTGGGTTTTGGCTG GGTCTTCCTGTCTACTTTTGCCATCAAAACCTTCCAAAAGATGATAAGATCATAACCTTGACGGATGAGAATGGAAATGAATGGTCCACTAAGTATCTTCTCAGAAAAACTGGACTTAGTGGTGGCTGGAAAGGTTTTGCAGTTGATCATGAATTAGTTGATGGAGATGCATTGGTTTTCCAATTGACCAGTCCTACAGACTTCAAG GTGTACATTATAAGGGTTAATCAAGCTAATGATAGCGACGAGTCTTCTTTGGATGTTACAAATGGTCATGACAATGCAAAGTGA
- the LOC124910015 gene encoding uncharacterized protein LOC124910015 gives MEKIISSGVCFVTMLLLLTHCLVIEAQTCRPSGRIIGKKPPSNQCNQENDSDCCIQGKPYTTYKCSPSITSSTKAVLTLNSFQKGGDGGGPSECDNQYHSDDTPVVALSTGWYNNGKRCLNDVIVSANGKSVRAKVVDECDSTMGCDSDHDYQPPCPNNIVDASKAVWKALGIPEGDWGELDITWTDTCRPSGRIIGKKPSGQCNRENDSDCCIQGKPYKTYKCSPPITSNTKAVLTLNSFQKGGDGGGPSECDNQYHSDDTPVVALSTGWYNNGKRCLNDVIISANGKSVRAKVVDECDSTMGCDSDHDYQPPCPNNIVDASKAVWKALEIPEGDWGDLDITWTDA, from the exons ATGGAGAAGATCATTAGCTCAGGAGTATGTTTTGTGACTATGCTTTTGCTTTTAACTCATTGTCTAGTAATCGAAGCTCAAACATGTAGACCGAGTGGAAGAATCATAGGTAAGAAACCTCCTTCGAATCAATGCAACCAAGAGAATGACTCTGATTGTTGTATTCAAGGAAAACCTTACACGACTTACAAATGTTCACCGTCGATTACAAGTAGTACTAAGGCGGTCCTTACTCTCAACAGTTTTCAGAAGGGTGGGGATGGGGGAGGCCCATCTGAATGTGACAACCAATATCACTCGGACGACACTCCTGTTGTTGCATTGTCCACCGGATGGTACAACAACGGGAAGAGGTGCCTTAATGATGTTATTGTTAGTGCAAATGGAAAAAGTGTAAGGGCAAAAGTGGTGGACGAGTGCGATTCAACAATGGGATGCGATAGCGATCATGACTATCAGCCCCCGTGTCCCAACAACATTGTAGATGCGTCTAAAGCTGTGTGGAAAGCTTTGGGAATTCCTGAAGGAGATTGGGGCGAGCTCGATATTACATGGACAGAT ACATGTAGACCGAGTGGAAGAATCATAGGCAAGAAACCGAGTGGACAATGCAACCGAGAGAATGATTCCGACTGTTGCATCCAAGGGAAACCTTACAAGACCTACAAATGTTCACCACCAATTACAAGTAATACTAAAGCGGTACTAACTCTCAACAGTTTCCAGAAGGGTGGTGATGGGGGAGGCCCATCTGAATGCGACAACCAATATCATTCAGACGACACCCCTGTCGTGGCACTATCCACTGGATGGTACAACAATGGGAAAAGGTGCCTAAATGACGTTATTATAAGCGCAAATGGAAAAAGTGTAAGGGCAAAGGTGGTGGACGAGTGCGACTCCACCATGGGATGTGATAGCGATCACGACTATCAACCCCCTTGTCCTAACAACATTGTAGATGCCTCCAAAGCTGTATGGAAAGCTTTGGAAATCCCTGAAGGAGACTGGGGTGATCTCGATATCACATGGACCGATGCTTGA
- the LOC124946102 gene encoding uncharacterized protein LOC124946102 → MDPKTDKLVRRTTVVATATAAYFLLTADYGPGPNILDPIKNAILSAERSVKGFIFGEKSSKEDNNDQEKVAPPPSKKQQQP, encoded by the exons ATGGACCCAAAAACCGACAAGCTTGTCCGAAGAACAACCGTCGTGGCTACGGCGACCGCTGCCTACTTCCTTCTCACCGCCGACTACGGTCCCGGTCCCAACATCCTTGACCCA ATTAAAAATGCAATCTTATCGGCTGAACGTTCTGTGAAGGGATTCATTTTTGGTGAAAAGAGTTCAAAAGAAGACAATAATGATCAGGAGAAGGTAGCACCACCACCCAGCAAGAAACAACAGCAGCCATAA
- the LOC124946101 gene encoding U3 small nucleolar ribonucleoprotein protein MPP10: MATVSNSEGIEALRRLKSSEPPLYLSSSSELSEAARLASQFIFSSLSPHTPKSPFDNLLVKGFDAEQIWQQIDLQSQPLISNFRRELKKLEKTPENISKLFGEVVAKDRNVENEKEESLAMETDDEEGSDSMEDEDMDDLDDEVDEEGSVEEDEEDEEVEEEEGEKGDGGIEDRFLKIKELEEYLQEDEAREYGTKTKKNDSKKGHVEDDEEDEEEDDDEEDDDDQFGLMQDLEDDEEEEDNARYQDFFVAQKKTQKPNSRLTSQLDGSDDDQPEKGSTLGSKKGVLSTHEKEQEKLRLKVEQMEKSNLDPKNWNMMGEISAPKRPKNSALEVDLDFEHNVRPAPVITEEVTASIEDLIRKRIVEGHFDDVQKSLIMPNRAPKELKGMDENKSSKGLAEVYEDEYVQTTGLVSKASSVTDELKKEANTLFKKLCLRLDALSHFHFTPKPVIEDMSIQTNVPALAIEEIAPLAVSDAAMLAPEEVFSGKGGNIKEESELTQAERKRRRANKKRKFKAETILKMEMKKARESVKPKPKGEDSTTEA, encoded by the exons ATGGCGACAGTAAGTAACTCGGAGGGTATAGAAGCTCTTCGGCGCCTGAAGTCGTCAGAGCCACCTCTTTATCTTTCTTCGTCTTCGGAACTCTCTGAAGCTGCTCGTTTGGCTTCTCAGTTCATATTCTCTTCTCTCAGTCCTCACACCCCCAAGTCTCCTTTCGATAATCTACTCGTTAAGGGTTTCGACGCCGAACAGATTTGGCAGCAAATAGATCTTCAATCGCAACCATTGATTTCAAACTTCCGTAGGGAACTGAAGaaattggagaaaacccctgaGAACATATCAAAGTTATTTGGTGAAGTTGTCGCGAAAGATAGGAATGTGGAGAACGAAAAGGAGGAATCTTTGGCGATGGAAACTGATGATGAAGAGGGTTCGGATAGTATGGAAGATGAGGACATGGATGATTTGGATGACGAGGTAGATGAAGAAGGGTCGGTCGAGGAAGACGAAGAAGACGAGGAGGTCGAGGAGGAGGAGGGGGAGAAAGGTGATGGTGGGATTGAAGATCGATTTTTGAAGATTAAGGAATTGGAAGAGTACTTGCAGGAAGATGAAGCAAGGGAGTACGGAACGAAGACGAAAAAGAATGATTCTAAAAAGGGTCATGTGgaggatgatgaagaagatgaagaagaagacgacgatgaagaagatgatgatgaccAG TTTGGACTTATGCAGGAtcttgaagatgatgaagaagaagaagataatgcCAG ATACCAAGACTTCTTTGTCGCTCAAAAAAAGACTCAAAAACCAAATTCAAGGTTAACTAGTCAATTGGATGGATCAGATGATGATCAGCCAGAAAAAGGAAGCACTCTTGGTAGCAAG AAAGGTGTTCTTTCTACTCATGAAAAAGAACAGGAGAAGCTTAGATTGAAGGTAGAACAAATGGAGAAGTCTAACCTTGATCCAAAAAATTGGAACATGATGGGAGAG ATAAGTGCTCCTAAAAGGCCCAAGAACAGTGCCCTAGAAGTTGATTTAGATTTTGAGCATAATGTGAGGCCTGCCCCTGTAATAACAGAGGAGGTTACTGCATCCATTGAGGATTTGATTAGAAAACGGATCGTTGAG GGGCACTTTGATGATGTCCAGAAGTCTCTTATCATGCCTAATCGAGCACCAAAAGAACTGAAGGGAATG GATGAGAACAAGAGCAGTAAGGGGCTTGCTGAAGTATACGAG GACGAGTATGTTCAAACCACTGGACTCGTTTCAAAAGCATCATCAGTGACAGATGAGTTAAAGAAGGAG GCAAACACACTATTCAAGAAACTATGTTTGAGGTTGGACGCTTTGTCACATTTCCACTTCACTCCAAAACCG GTTATAGAAGATATGTCTATACAAACCAATGTTCCTGCCTTGGCAATTGAAGAG ATCGCACCTCTGGCGGTGTCGGATGCTGCAATGCTTGCTCCTGAGGAAGTTTTTAGTGGTAAAGGAGGAAATATAAAAGAAGAATCTGAGTTGACTCAAGCAGAAAGGAAAAGGAGAAGAGCTAACAAAAAGAGGAAATTTAAAG CTGAGACAATATTGAAGATGGAAATGAAGAAGGCCCGTGAAAGCGTCAAGCCTAAGCCAAAGG GTGAGGACTCTACAACAGAAGCCTAG
- the LOC124945030 gene encoding ATG8-interacting protein 1-like yields the protein MENSEEVGPNANRGAEWEVVSLTASAYAAAPSADQVGPPVIDEKENMVVDENTSDALFMSGHFVFPPSQHENLPIESEATKKQNVQEGKDEEDEIVVEQVGKSDTIEGKSLNAKGLTMEDEFPGITLFDDQGNSLSKTDFDLATEETRFFSSHTTFTESTSDIPHPTDPSVRSLGLSPQQLPDEEEEEDKQHNGSELPCQAWWKRQALSLYTHAKDANSFWSIFVAAAVMGLVIIGQHWQKDKCQLGINDEKIGRMLGRPIYRLKDVIFGGNRRGSFIRGNPSADH from the exons ATGGAAAATAGTGAGGAGGTGGGACCAAATGCTAATCGAGGAGCAGAATGGGAAGTTGTTTCACTTACAGCATCAGCTTATGCGGCTGCTCCTAGTGCAGATCAAGTTGGACCACCGGTTATAGATGAAAAGGAAAATATGGTTGTTGATGAAAATACATCAGATGCTCTTTTTATGTCTGGTCATTTTGTTTTCCCCCCAAGTCAGCATGAAAATTTACCCATAGAATCTGAGGCTACTAAAAAACAGAATGTACAAGAAGgtaaagatgaagaagatgaaattgttGTTGAGCAAGTGGGTAAATCTGACACGATAGAAGGAAAGAGTTTGAATGCAAAAGGATTGACAATGGAGGATGAATTTCCTGGAATAACGCTATTTGATGACCAGGGTAATAGTTTATCTAAAACAGATTTTGATTTGGCTACTGAGGAGACTAGATTTTTTAGTTCTCATACTACATTTACTGAGTCCACATCAGACATTCCTCACCCAACCGATCCATCTGTGAGAAGCTTAGGTTTAAGTCCACAGCAGTTACCAGatgaggaggaagaagaagataagcAACACAATGGTTCTGAACTCCCATGTCAGGCTTGGTGGAAGAGACAAGCTCTTTCCCTATATACACATGCCAAAGATGCAAATTCATTTTGGTCCATTTTTGTGGCAGCAGCTGTTATGGGTCTTGTAATCATTGGACAGCATTGGCAAAAGGATAAGTGTCAGTTAGGCATCAATGACGAG AAAATCGGAAGAATGTTGGGCCGACCTATTTATAGATTGAAAGATGTGATCTTTGGTGGGAATAGAAGAGGTTCTTTCATCAGAGGTAATCCTTCTGCAGATCATTAA